GCTGCTTTAGCATTGAGTTGCTTTATAGGGATTGCAGCAGGCATGGCTATAGCAGATGTGACAATTGATGCATGCATTGCTACAAACAGTATCGAGGTTCGATCCTTGGCTCCGGATATGCAGAGCCTTTGTGGATTTTGCTCCTCTGCTGGGGCTTTAATTGGTTATTCCACCAGTGGATTTTTTGTTCACCATCTCGGAGCTCAGGTTAGCTTAAAATTGacctttgattatttttttaatgaaacaaagtTATAACAACTGAAACATTCTTCTGTATAAATGATTATTACAGGGAGCTTTAATTCTAATGGCAATCCCCCCAGTTTTTATCACAGTGTTGGGCTTTGTGATTTATGAAATGAGATCTCCCTGTCTTCACCCCGAGAAGCAGAAGGTTAGATTCTCTATTTTCCTGTTAAGTTCTCTCCTTCATAACGCTATGTTGTTGCAATATAGTAAACCATTAGAGCCATTTCTTTCAAATTACGCCATGAGACTGCCTGCACAGGCTCCACCTTCGTTTGGATCCTATGAATTAgtgaagatagcaaattttggCTTACCAAATAGCACATCAATCAATCCAACCAATCTGAACCATAGCAAATGGTTATTTTTGTTCTACATAGTTTCATCCCTGAAAAGATGTGCTTGCCTTCTCATTATCATTTTCATGAAACAGAGGCGAATGGCTTATAACTCTGTCAAACAAGTTTAGCTGAACATCCCATTCCGTATTTCATCAGATTGAGAAAACAATGGATACTTGCAGTAGTTCGGAAATATTCGTATACTAATATTTACGTGTGTGGATGCGTATGCAGAAAATGGGAACCTTAGGGGTGGCCGTAAAGGGCATGTATCAGACAATCAAGTTCCCTCAGGTGTGGAAGCCATCGCTCTACATGTACCTATCTTTGGCTCTCAGTATCAGTACTCATGAAGGGCAATTTTATTGGTACACTGACCCCAAAGCTGGTCCTGGGTTCTCTCAGGTTTTTTCTCAATTACACCAGATGAAAATAGTAGAATGCTCCACTGTATTATCCTTTTCACGGTTTCTGACGTGCAGGAATCTGTTGGGGCCATATATGCAATTGGTGCAATGGCTTCAATGGTGGGGGTCCTGATCTATCACAAGACACTCAAAGACATCCCATTCAGAAACCTACTCTTTTTCGCTCAGCTCCTTTACGGCGCATCTGGAATGCTCGATCTAATCTTCATTCTTCGATGGAATTTAGTGCTTGGGATTCCAGATTACTTCTTTGTTATCACTGAAGAATGCATATCACGAATTATAAGTAGAATAAGGTGGATTCCCATGATTGTATTAAGCACTAGGCTTTGCCCTTTAGGCATTGAAGGCACATTTTTTGCATTGTTAATGTGCATAGATAGCCTTGGTTCCTTGACCTCCAAATGGGGAGGAGGAATGGTTCT
The genomic region above belongs to Gossypium hirsutum isolate 1008001.06 chromosome D05, Gossypium_hirsutum_v2.1, whole genome shotgun sequence and contains:
- the LOC107906814 gene encoding probable folate-biopterin transporter 6 → MASLEKEGLVEESRSSISQESACISNLGNLDSAEASKSSNIFSVFLEPIQWIQMLSSQLNPTFIIGIVIVYGLNLGFSGSFFKVVTDYYWKDVQKVQPSVVQLYIGLYYIPWIMKPVWGLLTDVFPIRGYRRRPYFVLAGVLGGVSALMVALIGNLPAALALSCFIGIAAGMAIADVTIDACIATNSIEVRSLAPDMQSLCGFCSSAGALIGYSTSGFFVHHLGAQGALILMAIPPVFITVLGFVIYEMRSPCLHPEKQKKMGTLGVAVKGMYQTIKFPQVWKPSLYMYLSLALSISTHEGQFYWYTDPKAGPGFSQESVGAIYAIGAMASMVGVLIYHKTLKDIPFRNLLFFAQLLYGASGMLDLIFILRWNLVLGIPDYFFVITEECISRIISRIRWIPMIVLSTRLCPLGIEGTFFALLMCIDSLGSLTSKWGGGMVLHVFHVTRTDFTNLWLVILIRNILRIATLGLIFLVPKADPSDALIPQDILMTHSTVTSDDEGLELVPKNDRSPELLLNL